A genomic region of Arachis stenosperma cultivar V10309 chromosome 9, arast.V10309.gnm1.PFL2, whole genome shotgun sequence contains the following coding sequences:
- the LOC130950104 gene encoding protein ACCELERATED CELL DEATH 6-like yields MGGSYSYTDNGRSRSGSSLEENEGLLVAVRQGDLDGTKKFLEEHPEALNARITHKGQRALHIAAMYGHLHIVESLVHLMSAGDLELMDNEGATALMYAAQNSDENVNINVAKCMVDKNPTLVSIPFTQGWIAVTWTLDLGHNQMARYLYSVTPLEALLPENGIHDVALELVRRCQKLVTTKVISSYGLVSNFLLILAKTPLPLSLHECQLPFWKRLLDNCKWGSVPMEPASAINEVVVAVPETDHQTSRDHYSVGAPSPREEQYLALLRASCNAISPFHDEAIDESGIRNAVIIAAERGNVGFIVEALKAHFSLLWTSNEDGRSLFSVAVQNRQAQVYNLMHGLTMKSLFLTSTDRDRNSMLHMAALQAPPPQLTPIPGALLQMQRELQWFKEVESITPPVTKERLNSEGMTARKVFTTEHKDLVKEGEKWTKETASSCSVVAALVATITFAAAFTVPGGNDQNKRYPIFLHKNLFMLFIISDALSLFSSTTSLLMFLGLLTSRYAEDDFLRSLPTKLIIGLSTMFISLATMMAAFCAALFLMLRGRSWIVIPVTLLAFVPVTLYIWLQLPLLIVIFKSTYGAGIFDRNVKSWL; encoded by the exons aTGGGGGGATCATATTCATATACAGATAATGGAAGAAGCAGGTCAGGTAGTAGTTTAGAGGAAAATGAAGGACTTTTGGTGGCAGTGCGCCAAGGGGACTTAGATGGCACCAAGAAATTTCTGGAAGAGCATCCAGAAGCATTGAATGCAAGGATCACACACAAGGGTCAACGAGCACTCCATATTGCAGCTATGTATGGGCATCTGCATATTGTTGAAAGCTTAGTGCATCTAATGTCAGCAGGTGATCTTGAGTTGATGGACAATGAAGGTGCTACTGCGTTAATGTATGCCGCTCAGAATTCGGATGAGAATGTTAATATTAATGTCGCGAAATGCATGGTTGACAAGAATCCCACATTGGTCTCTATCCCTTTCACACAGGGCTGGATTGCAGTGACATGGACTCTTGATCTAGGCCACAATCAAATGGCTCGCTACCTTTATTCTGTCACGCCTCTTGAAGCATTGCTGCCTGAAAACGGCATCCATG ATGTAGCTCTGGAATTGGTGAGACGTTGTCAGAAACTAGTCACTACCAAAGTGATCTCATCATATGGGTTAGTAAGTAATTTTTTGTTGATATTAGCAAAAACACCTCTCCCCCTGTCTCTGCATGAATGCCAACTGCCATTTTGGAAACGATTGTTGGATAATTGCAAAT GGGGTTCCGTTCCCATGGAACCTGCATCTGCCATCAATGAAGTTGTCGTTGCAGTTCCAGAAACAGATCATCAAACAAGTAGAGATCATTACTCTGTGGGAGCTCCAAGTCCTC GTGAAGAGCAATATCTTGCACTGCTTCGCGCTTCATGTAATGCAATATCTCCTTTCCATGACGAAGCAATCGACGAGAGTGGAATAAGAAATGCGGTGATTATCGCAGCAGAACGAGGGAATGTTGGGTTCATTGTGGAGGCATTGAAGGCACACTTTTCCCTTTTGTGGACCAGCAATGAAGATGGAAGGTCATTATTTTCTGTTGCTGTTCAGAATCGCCAAGCACAAGTTTACAATCTCATGCATGGCCTTACTATGAAGTCCTTATTCTTAACATCCACAGACAGAGATCGCAATTCTATGCTTCATATGGCTGCATTGCAAGCTCCACCCCCACAGCTTACTCCTATCCCTGGAGCGCTGTTACAAATGCAAAGAGAACTCCAATGGTTTAAG GAAGTGGAGAGTATTACGCCACCTGTGACAAAGGAACGTTTAAACAGTGAAGGCATGACAGCTAGAAAGGTATTCACGACAGAACATAAGGATTTGGTGAAAGAAGGTGAGAAATGGACCAAAGAAACAGCTAGTTCTTGTAGTGTTGTTGCAGCCCTTGTAGCTACGATAACCTTTGCTGCTGCTTTCACAGTTCCTGGTGGCAATGACCAGAACAAGAGATACCCAATCTTTTTGCATAAAAACCTATTTATGTTGTTTATAATATCAGATGCATTGTCACTCTTCTCTTCCACAACTTCGCTGCTTATGTTTCTGGGGCTCCTCACTTCTCGCTATGCAGAAGATGATTTTCTCAGGTCACTGCCTACAAAGTTGATAATAGGTCTTTCCACCATGTTCATCTCTCTTGCAACCATGATGGCTGCCTTTTGTGCCGCTCTTTTCCTGATGCTCCGAGGCCGATCATGGATTGTCATTCCTGTCACCCTGCTTGCCTTCGTTCCAGTCACTTTATACATTTGGTTGCAGCTTCCATTGTTAATTGTGATCTTTAAGTCAACATATGGGGCAGGCATCTTTGACAGAAATGTTAAGTCTTGGCTTTGA